Proteins from a single region of Aerococcus viridans:
- a CDS encoding N-acetylmuramoyl-L-alanine amidase has product MALTIKKDLAPTVAGTNGFGNKNQKRKVTVHLTGNRGKGANAKMHAKLQKTIYPASWHIQTDDKESIQSFEYSWQCYHAGDGAGDGNKHSIGIEGCINVDGDYVKMIHNLAETVAIVVRDNGLDPVKDVVRHYDWSGKHCPSQIMDGWYGITWAKFKQMVVDYYNAGNTTVKPVATTTAKAKTSANGIVKKYSEKGVFYPNETIIVRDAPTTKANRITKYYKGENVTYHTVHIGNGYVWLQYTRVKGGQGYIPIREYYGGSKYGPKWGIIK; this is encoded by the coding sequence ATGGCTTTAACGATTAAAAAGGACCTAGCACCAACAGTAGCTGGAACGAACGGTTTTGGGAATAAAAACCAAAAACGTAAAGTAACCGTCCATTTAACAGGGAATCGTGGAAAAGGTGCGAATGCTAAAATGCATGCGAAACTGCAAAAAACTATCTATCCGGCTAGCTGGCACATTCAAACGGATGATAAAGAATCGATTCAATCATTTGAGTACTCATGGCAGTGTTATCACGCTGGGGACGGTGCTGGAGATGGTAATAAACATTCTATTGGTATCGAGGGATGCATCAACGTTGATGGTGACTATGTTAAGATGATTCACAACTTAGCGGAGACAGTTGCTATTGTTGTTCGTGACAATGGTTTGGATCCGGTTAAAGACGTTGTACGTCATTATGACTGGTCAGGTAAACACTGTCCGTCTCAAATTATGGATGGTTGGTATGGTATCACATGGGCTAAGTTTAAACAAATGGTTGTAGATTACTATAATGCTGGTAATACGACAGTTAAACCTGTAGCGACGACTACTGCTAAAGCGAAAACATCAGCAAATGGTATCGTTAAGAAATACAGTGAAAAAGGTGTATTCTATCCTAACGAAACTATTATTGTTAGAGATGCGCCCACAACTAAAGCTAATCGTATAACAAAATACTATAAGGGTGAGAATGTGACATACCATACAGTCCACATTGGTAATGGTTATGTCTGGTTGCAATATACACGGGTTAAAGGTGGCCAAGGATATATTCCTATTCGTGAATACTACGGCGGGTCAAAATATGGTCCAAAATGGGGAATAATTAAATAA
- a CDS encoding phage holin family protein: MDILNYVVQEGLVMIPVLFIIGEIVKGTELLSNKWIPLVLLVVSIGFTPLVLGAYTANNIVQAVLVAGVTVFGNELVKQSSKGDK, encoded by the coding sequence ATGGACATTTTAAATTATGTCGTGCAAGAAGGACTGGTAATGATACCGGTCCTTTTTATTATTGGCGAGATTGTAAAAGGTACAGAATTACTATCAAACAAATGGATACCGTTAGTGTTATTAGTTGTCAGTATCGGTTTCACACCATTGGTGTTAGGTGCTTATACTGCTAACAATATCGTTCAAGCTGTACTTGTAGCTGGTGTGACTGTATTTGGTAACGAGCTGGTTAAGCAATCAAGTAAAGGGGATAAATAA